The following are encoded in a window of Nakamurella sp. A5-74 genomic DNA:
- a CDS encoding DUF4328 domain-containing protein: MRRWAAHPPPAAPGPRRRVYPPAGATPRYPVIPRWGFPASIWVRDRARTSDVRPMPLTGLRVGAIACVVTAVLALVAGGAELWRFLLVLRGRTEVLDAGVVRASDLLVVIAGWALLVVGLATAVGVAATLVSAHPAAHQFAGATPPRRPFGLWLPLFVPGWNVWGAGRIVVETEAMVGGRLSPDGRPRSAAVSRWWWASFVLSEVLVVATLLRSLGRSDQALADAIELRIALDLVAALLAVVTAVLFRRIRRRVHPRAELPRGWTVRSPDPTRIAVADPAAARRRSGVLPPTGPTILPRLEDLPVAPLEPTAGEAVAHRS; this comes from the coding sequence GTGCGCAGATGGGCCGCCCACCCGCCGCCGGCAGCTCCGGGCCCGCGGCGTCGGGTGTACCCGCCGGCGGGCGCCACCCCGCGCTACCCGGTGATCCCGCGCTGGGGCTTCCCGGCCTCGATCTGGGTGCGTGACCGGGCTCGCACGAGCGACGTCCGCCCGATGCCGCTCACGGGTCTCCGGGTCGGAGCCATCGCGTGCGTGGTCACCGCGGTGCTGGCCCTGGTCGCCGGTGGCGCCGAGCTGTGGCGGTTCTTGCTGGTGCTGCGGGGACGTACGGAGGTGCTGGACGCCGGTGTGGTCCGCGCCTCCGATCTGCTGGTGGTGATCGCCGGATGGGCTCTGCTGGTGGTGGGTCTGGCCACGGCGGTGGGCGTCGCGGCCACCCTGGTCAGCGCCCATCCGGCAGCGCACCAGTTCGCCGGCGCAACTCCGCCGCGCCGACCGTTCGGACTGTGGTTACCGCTGTTCGTTCCCGGCTGGAACGTCTGGGGTGCCGGCCGGATCGTCGTCGAGACCGAGGCGATGGTGGGCGGCCGCTTGTCTCCGGACGGACGGCCGCGCAGTGCTGCCGTGAGTCGGTGGTGGTGGGCGAGTTTCGTGCTCTCCGAAGTGCTGGTGGTGGCGACGTTGCTGCGTTCTCTGGGCCGCTCGGACCAGGCCCTCGCTGACGCCATCGAGTTGCGCATCGCGCTCGACCTGGTGGCGGCGCTGCTCGCCGTCGTCACCGCGGTGCTGTTCCGTCGGATTCGGCGACGGGTGCATCCGCGGGCCGAGCTGCCCCGCGGTTGGACGGTCCGCTCTCCCGACCCCACCCGCATTGCCGTCGCCGACCCTGCGGCGGCGCGTCGCCGGTCCGGGGTCCTGCCGCCCACCGGCCCGACCATCCTGCCCCGGCTCGAGGACCTACCGGTGGCGCCGCTCGAGCCGACAGCGGGCGAGGCAGTGGCACATCGGTCGTGA
- a CDS encoding cytochrome c biogenesis protein/redoxin translates to MWTLILIGLVGGLVTGVSPCVLPMLPIIFFASGTESTPARPDREPPKVDLDLARPPPTSVAAAPRRSSTRPALIVSGLVLSFSVFALIGSLLLTALGLPQGFLRGAGLLALLVVGASLIFPQLEELLQRPFRRLPRIGRAGRGNAFVLGLGLGTLYVPCAGPVLAAITIAGASGSITGGVVVLTVAFAIGMAVPLFGFALAGRGIGRRVARYRTRARRFRVVGGVMMVVLAVGLAFNLTDRLQRALPDYTQALQERVQANPAALDALADLEPSSSDSPAPSSTSAGSGSTQPSSPSQECTSGAPVLTNCGPAPAIRGVNRWFNTQDGVALSLDGLRGKVVLVEFWAFSCINCQRALPHVKQWDAAYRSVGLQVIGVHTPEFAFEREPDNVAASIDDMEITYPVALDNLAQTWTGYHNRWWPAMYLIDATGTIRHLQIGEGGYGITERLIRELLVSATPSVTLAAPLEPAG, encoded by the coding sequence ATGTGGACCTTGATCCTCATCGGCCTTGTAGGCGGTCTGGTCACCGGAGTCTCCCCGTGTGTCCTGCCGATGTTGCCGATCATCTTCTTCGCCAGCGGCACCGAATCGACCCCGGCGCGACCGGACCGGGAACCACCGAAGGTGGATCTGGACCTCGCCCGGCCGCCGCCCACATCGGTTGCCGCTGCACCCCGGCGCTCGTCGACCCGGCCGGCCCTGATCGTGAGCGGGCTCGTCCTGAGCTTCTCGGTGTTCGCGTTGATCGGCTCGCTGCTGTTGACAGCGCTCGGGCTACCCCAGGGTTTCCTGCGTGGGGCGGGCCTGCTGGCGCTGTTGGTGGTCGGCGCCAGTCTGATCTTCCCGCAGCTGGAGGAACTGCTCCAACGACCGTTCCGACGGCTCCCTCGCATCGGCCGGGCGGGACGAGGAAACGCCTTCGTCCTGGGTCTGGGGCTCGGCACGCTGTACGTACCCTGCGCCGGACCAGTGCTGGCCGCCATCACCATCGCGGGAGCCTCCGGATCGATCACCGGCGGCGTCGTGGTGTTGACGGTGGCCTTCGCCATCGGTATGGCCGTCCCCCTGTTCGGCTTCGCCCTCGCCGGACGTGGGATCGGCAGACGGGTTGCCCGGTACCGGACGCGAGCCCGTCGATTCCGGGTTGTCGGCGGCGTCATGATGGTGGTGCTCGCCGTCGGGCTCGCCTTCAACCTCACCGATCGGCTGCAGCGCGCCCTGCCCGACTACACGCAGGCCCTGCAGGAGCGGGTGCAGGCGAATCCTGCAGCCCTGGATGCGCTGGCCGATCTGGAACCTTCCAGCTCGGACTCGCCGGCTCCCTCATCGACATCCGCTGGATCAGGATCAACACAGCCGTCGAGCCCGAGCCAGGAGTGCACCTCGGGTGCGCCGGTCCTGACGAACTGTGGCCCGGCGCCCGCCATCCGCGGTGTCAACCGCTGGTTCAACACCCAGGACGGGGTCGCGTTGAGCCTTGACGGGCTCCGGGGAAAGGTCGTCCTCGTCGAGTTCTGGGCGTTCTCCTGCATCAACTGTCAGCGGGCACTTCCGCACGTGAAGCAGTGGGATGCCGCGTACCGATCCGTAGGACTGCAGGTGATCGGCGTCCACACCCCCGAGTTCGCCTTCGAGCGGGAACCCGACAACGTCGCTGCCAGCATCGACGACATGGAGATCACCTATCCGGTGGCGTTGGACAACCTGGCACAGACCTGGACGGGCTATCACAACCGGTGGTGGCCGGCGATGTACCTGATCGATGCCACCGGGACGATCCGGCACCTGCAGATCGGCGAGGGCGGCTACGGCATCACCGAGCGTCTGATCCGGGAACTGCTGGTGAGCGCAACCCCCTCGGTGACGCTGGCGGCGCCGCTCGAGCCCGCCGGCTGA
- a CDS encoding DUF5926 family protein, whose protein sequence is MAKKSSMNTVPDAVGGNPRRPCDCGSGRRWKNCHGSSDAGELIVTRPFEGLKAEVELIALREFVPSATAPLTLAQADENSPSVTLCTVLPGAAAALTRSDGSILIGVQTQLHSGDLSRDLGAALQWALEAGPSAVLPVSAGRATDPRLHDLIEDTELEVSVHDDFAWWLETKAAEGSEVAMSLEQANKAILPTAALAGLPGAYWVDAGEKAHLRWVRPEEEPQVMAALARLAVLGALDLGEGSRYVGSFRAHGRLVPVWDLDHDAHPTEWNGPAAEFAARYDAAVSDPASLTDAERRARDGILGRQFTLR, encoded by the coding sequence GTGGCCAAGAAGTCGTCGATGAACACCGTCCCTGATGCCGTTGGTGGAAACCCGCGGCGCCCCTGCGACTGCGGAAGCGGGCGGCGGTGGAAGAACTGCCACGGCAGCTCCGATGCCGGCGAGCTGATCGTCACCCGGCCGTTCGAAGGGCTGAAGGCCGAAGTCGAGCTGATCGCCCTCCGCGAGTTCGTCCCCTCCGCCACAGCGCCGTTGACCCTGGCGCAGGCCGACGAGAACTCACCGAGCGTGACGCTGTGCACCGTCCTTCCGGGTGCGGCTGCCGCGCTGACCCGGTCCGACGGATCGATCCTCATCGGCGTCCAGACCCAGCTGCATTCGGGCGACCTGTCCCGCGACCTGGGTGCGGCGCTGCAGTGGGCGCTCGAGGCCGGACCCTCTGCGGTACTGCCGGTATCGGCGGGGCGCGCGACCGATCCCCGCCTGCACGACCTGATCGAGGACACCGAGCTCGAGGTCAGCGTGCACGACGACTTCGCCTGGTGGCTGGAGACCAAGGCAGCGGAGGGCAGCGAGGTCGCGATGTCGCTCGAACAGGCCAACAAGGCGATCCTGCCGACGGCAGCGCTGGCAGGCCTGCCCGGTGCGTACTGGGTGGACGCCGGCGAGAAGGCCCATCTGCGCTGGGTGCGACCCGAGGAGGAGCCGCAGGTGATGGCCGCGCTGGCGCGCCTGGCCGTGCTCGGCGCCCTGGACCTCGGTGAGGGCTCGCGCTACGTCGGTTCGTTCCGGGCCCACGGTCGGCTGGTGCCGGTCTGGGATCTCGACCACGATGCGCACCCAACCGAATGGAACGGGCCGGCTGCTGAGTTCGCGGCCCGCTACGACGCGGCGGTGAGCGACCCGGCATCCCTCACCGACGCCGAGCGGCGGGCCCGTGACGGCATCCTGGGTCGCCAGTTCACCCTGCGCTGA
- a CDS encoding undecaprenyl-diphosphate phosphatase codes for MPLWHAILLGILEGFTEFLPISSTGHLTIAEKVLGYQIDDPGVTAFTAIIQVGAVLATLIYLRKDIVRVLGAWFRGLANKDRRGDDYRFGWAVILGCIPIAVIGLAFKDQIETTLRSLWWVGGMLLGFSFVMWFADSRATQTRHEKDITWRDTLIIGVVQCLSLIPGVSRSGATMSAGLLRGLDRLTVTRLSFFLSIPALTAATILQVASKYDEISGGVGWTATIVATVVSFVVAYFTVDWLLKFIAGHTYSIFILYRIILGAVVLLLLSLNVISAT; via the coding sequence ATGCCCCTGTGGCACGCGATCCTGCTCGGCATCCTCGAGGGGTTCACCGAGTTCCTGCCGATCTCCTCGACCGGTCATCTGACCATCGCGGAGAAAGTGCTCGGATACCAGATCGACGATCCGGGAGTCACGGCGTTCACCGCGATCATCCAGGTCGGTGCCGTGCTCGCCACCCTGATCTACCTCCGCAAGGACATCGTCAGGGTGCTCGGGGCGTGGTTCCGCGGACTTGCGAACAAAGATCGGCGGGGCGACGACTACCGCTTCGGCTGGGCGGTCATCCTCGGCTGCATCCCGATCGCCGTCATCGGCCTGGCGTTCAAGGACCAGATCGAGACGACGCTGCGCAGTCTGTGGTGGGTGGGCGGCATGCTGCTGGGTTTCTCGTTCGTGATGTGGTTCGCCGACAGTCGTGCGACGCAGACCCGTCACGAGAAGGACATCACCTGGCGCGACACGCTGATCATCGGTGTCGTGCAATGCCTGTCGCTGATCCCCGGCGTTTCCCGGTCCGGTGCGACGATGTCCGCAGGACTGCTCCGCGGGCTCGACCGGCTGACTGTCACCCGGCTGTCGTTCTTCCTGTCGATCCCGGCACTCACGGCCGCGACGATCCTGCAGGTGGCCAGCAAGTACGACGAGATCAGCGGCGGGGTCGGCTGGACGGCGACGATCGTCGCGACCGTGGTGTCGTTCGTGGTGGCCTACTTCACCGTCGACTGGCTGCTGAAGTTCATCGCCGGTCACACCTACTCGATCTTCATCCTCTACCGGATCATCCTGGGTGCCGTCGTGCTGTTGTTGTTGTCGCTCAACGTCATCTCCGCGACCTGA
- a CDS encoding phosphotransferase — protein MDQIEIVVAHPERATLRVGGVFLKIDIDPGRTDIEVEAMALAPIPTPEILWRNPPVLALAAVRGAALGRLGQPSTASAAAWAAAGATVRQLHDAPLPPWSGRSPEDLAAELDRECGWILANDVLPAKLVTRNRQIAEEVIRPWRSAFIHGDLQIDHVFVVGDEVTGIIDWSEAGRGDPHYDLAVLTVGHPQHLDDVLAGYGVDLDVDVIRAWWSVRGLLGIRWLVEHGYDPFAAGSEVDALRARM, from the coding sequence GTGGACCAGATCGAGATCGTCGTTGCCCATCCCGAACGCGCGACCCTGCGGGTCGGCGGCGTGTTCCTCAAGATCGACATCGACCCCGGGCGCACCGACATCGAGGTCGAGGCGATGGCGCTGGCGCCGATCCCGACTCCGGAGATCCTGTGGCGGAACCCGCCAGTGCTCGCGCTCGCCGCCGTGCGGGGTGCGGCACTCGGCCGGCTCGGTCAGCCGTCGACGGCATCCGCTGCCGCATGGGCCGCGGCGGGGGCCACTGTCCGGCAGCTGCACGACGCACCACTGCCGCCCTGGTCCGGTCGCAGCCCCGAGGATTTGGCGGCAGAACTGGACCGCGAGTGCGGGTGGATCCTGGCGAACGACGTCCTCCCGGCCAAGCTGGTCACACGCAACCGCCAGATCGCCGAAGAAGTGATCCGCCCCTGGCGGTCGGCGTTCATCCACGGCGACCTGCAGATCGACCACGTGTTCGTCGTCGGCGACGAGGTCACCGGGATCATCGACTGGTCGGAAGCCGGCCGCGGCGACCCGCACTACGACCTCGCCGTGCTGACCGTCGGACACCCACAGCACCTCGACGACGTCCTCGCCGGCTACGGCGTCGACCTCGATGTCGACGTCATCCGCGCGTGGTGGTCGGTGCGCGGACTCCTCGGGATCCGCTGGCTGGTCGAGCACGGGTACGACCCGTTCGCGGCCGGTTCGGAGGTGGACGCGTTGAGAGCTCGGATGTGA
- a CDS encoding type II CAAX endopeptidase family protein, with translation MPKLPRPVLSRARLSRDPEADAPRPLSRRAMWWEIALVFTITLGMSGLRSLLSLLDSLTSPVPLASQSVTIVAPQAQADFLDLLRQLCSIALGIAWGALGVYLLWRGGVNLADRLGLRGGWRDVPPGLGLAALIGIPGLGLYMLSYALGFSLQVQAAALNDVWWRIPVLILAALQNGVAEEFLVIGYLLTRLEQLRLPVVAMVAFSAVLRGSYHLYQGFGGFVGNLAMGVVFALVFLHWRRIWPLVIAHTLLDTVTFIGYPLAKSWGWVP, from the coding sequence ATGCCGAAACTGCCCCGCCCCGTGCTCTCCCGCGCGCGCTTGTCCCGCGACCCGGAGGCGGATGCCCCACGCCCGTTGAGCCGGCGGGCGATGTGGTGGGAGATCGCGCTCGTCTTCACCATCACGCTCGGGATGAGCGGTCTGCGCTCGTTGCTGTCGCTGCTGGACTCGCTGACCTCCCCCGTGCCACTGGCCTCGCAGTCGGTGACGATCGTCGCCCCGCAGGCCCAGGCAGACTTCCTGGATCTGCTGCGGCAGCTCTGCAGCATCGCGCTCGGGATCGCATGGGGCGCACTGGGTGTGTACCTGCTGTGGCGCGGCGGGGTGAACCTGGCCGACCGACTCGGCCTGCGGGGCGGCTGGCGAGACGTCCCGCCGGGTCTCGGGCTGGCAGCGCTGATCGGCATCCCCGGCCTCGGGCTGTACATGCTGTCGTACGCGCTGGGTTTCAGCCTGCAGGTCCAGGCAGCAGCACTGAACGACGTCTGGTGGCGGATCCCGGTCCTCATCCTGGCCGCGCTGCAGAACGGTGTCGCCGAGGAGTTCCTGGTGATCGGGTACCTGCTCACCCGGCTGGAGCAGCTGCGATTGCCGGTGGTCGCGATGGTGGCCTTCAGTGCAGTCCTCCGCGGGAGCTACCACCTCTACCAGGGCTTCGGCGGCTTCGTCGGAAACCTGGCGATGGGTGTGGTGTTCGCGTTGGTGTTCCTGCACTGGCGGCGGATCTGGCCCCTGGTGATCGCCCACACCCTGCTCGACACCGTGACGTTCATCGGATATCCGCTCGCCAAGAGCTGGGGTTGGGTTCCCTGA
- a CDS encoding ABC transporter substrate-binding protein — protein MKRSTLLNGTGIALLALVTAVGCSSTKPAATPTSAAAPATTSAAAPSSSVVSSETGSSEMSSSEISSSEMSSSETSPSEKSSSEMSSSESSAPGSSTGSESSSPVVAPSKASKNYNLAFIQGVTGDNFYITMQCGIEAEAKKLGVTVTTQGPAKFDPTLQKPILDSVVQNKPDAILIAPTSVDAMQAPLAQAAAAGIKIILVDTTTSDPSYAASAIASDNLGGGKAAFDAVKQLAPGGGKVLVVSVDPGISTTDARAKGFNDAAAADGTYTPLDVQYSHNDPATAAQIVTAALQKDPDIVGIFATNLFAAQGSATGIQQAGKAGKVKVVGFDAGPAQIDALKAGTVQALVAQQPGTIGTDGVDQAIAALDGGPVTKDIQTGFSVITADNVNDTKDAYVADCS, from the coding sequence ATGAAGCGCTCAACCCTGCTCAACGGAACCGGGATCGCCCTCCTGGCACTGGTGACGGCCGTCGGCTGTTCGAGCACCAAGCCGGCCGCCACCCCGACCTCCGCGGCCGCTCCGGCGACCACCTCCGCCGCTGCGCCCAGCTCCTCGGTCGTGTCGTCGGAGACCGGGTCGTCCGAGATGTCGTCGTCCGAGATTTCGTCGTCGGAGATGTCGTCGTCCGAGACATCGCCGTCGGAGAAGTCGTCGTCCGAGATGTCGTCGTCCGAAAGCTCCGCACCCGGTAGCTCGACCGGTTCGGAATCCTCGTCGCCGGTCGTGGCTCCCAGCAAGGCGTCCAAGAACTACAACCTGGCCTTCATCCAGGGCGTCACCGGCGACAACTTCTACATCACCATGCAGTGCGGCATCGAGGCCGAGGCGAAGAAGCTCGGCGTCACCGTCACCACCCAGGGCCCGGCCAAGTTCGACCCGACCCTGCAGAAGCCGATCCTCGACTCGGTGGTGCAGAACAAGCCGGACGCGATCCTGATCGCCCCGACCAGCGTCGACGCCATGCAGGCGCCGCTCGCCCAGGCCGCGGCGGCCGGCATCAAGATCATCCTGGTGGACACCACCACCAGTGATCCGTCCTATGCGGCCTCGGCCATCGCCTCCGACAACCTCGGTGGCGGCAAGGCTGCGTTCGATGCGGTCAAGCAGCTCGCCCCCGGTGGCGGCAAGGTGCTCGTGGTTTCGGTCGATCCCGGTATCTCCACCACCGATGCAAGGGCCAAGGGTTTCAACGACGCGGCTGCGGCCGACGGCACCTACACGCCTCTCGATGTGCAGTATTCGCACAATGATCCGGCGACAGCCGCCCAGATCGTCACCGCGGCCCTGCAGAAGGATCCCGACATCGTCGGTATCTTCGCCACCAACCTGTTCGCCGCCCAGGGCAGCGCCACGGGTATCCAGCAGGCCGGTAAGGCCGGCAAGGTCAAGGTCGTCGGCTTCGATGCCGGTCCGGCACAGATCGATGCGCTGAAGGCGGGCACCGTGCAGGCGCTCGTCGCCCAGCAGCCGGGCACCATCGGTACCGACGGTGTCGACCAGGCCATCGCCGCGCTCGACGGTGGCCCGGTGACCAAGGACATCCAGACCGGGTTCTCGGTCATCACCGCCGACAACGTCAACGACACGAAGGACGCCTACGTCGCCGACTGCTCCTGA
- a CDS encoding ABC transporter permease, with amino-acid sequence MSTTPSLSKPDGPTPGKPVAAGSSPVSGPSPGVPRDEELSGNLFSNLFKRQTTWIFLVLVVLVVFFGIQSGGRFSTASNFLLISQNVAVLAVIAVGMTFVIITSGIDLSVGSVLVFASVVSAKVMSSMADSNGPGLVILVGVLVAVFTGAAWGLINGFLVAKAKVPPLIVTLGTLSASLGLAQVISKGVDIPIGKVQALTDFGIYQRILGVPALVVVALVILVIGGVVLHKTKFGRYTYAIGSNEEASRRVGIKVDRHLILIYLYTGALAGVGAVMFLAQFTTTSIAGGTQTNLNVITAVVIGGTSIFGGLGTMFGTVVGLFIPAVLQSGLVIIGVQSFWQLVAVGAVLVAAVYVDQTRRKAALRGSRTSTPFGKRAGRKVIATDK; translated from the coding sequence ATGAGCACCACACCATCGCTGTCCAAGCCCGACGGACCCACCCCCGGGAAGCCTGTCGCCGCCGGCAGTTCGCCCGTGAGTGGTCCGTCACCAGGCGTCCCCAGGGACGAGGAGTTGTCGGGCAATCTGTTCTCGAACCTGTTCAAGCGGCAGACCACGTGGATCTTCCTGGTGCTGGTCGTGCTGGTGGTGTTCTTCGGCATCCAGAGCGGAGGGCGGTTCTCGACCGCGTCGAACTTCCTGCTGATCAGCCAGAACGTTGCCGTGCTGGCGGTGATCGCCGTCGGCATGACCTTCGTCATCATCACCTCGGGGATCGACCTGTCGGTGGGCTCGGTGCTGGTGTTCGCCTCGGTCGTGTCGGCCAAGGTGATGTCGTCGATGGCCGACAGCAACGGGCCGGGTCTCGTGATCCTGGTCGGCGTGCTGGTGGCGGTGTTCACCGGGGCAGCCTGGGGTCTCATTAACGGCTTCCTGGTGGCCAAGGCCAAGGTTCCACCGCTGATCGTCACCCTCGGAACCCTGTCGGCGTCGCTGGGCCTCGCGCAGGTGATCTCCAAGGGCGTCGACATTCCGATCGGCAAGGTTCAAGCGCTGACCGATTTCGGTATCTACCAGCGCATTCTCGGCGTTCCCGCGTTGGTCGTCGTCGCCCTGGTGATCCTGGTGATCGGCGGAGTCGTGTTGCACAAGACCAAGTTCGGCCGGTACACCTACGCGATCGGCTCCAACGAGGAGGCGTCGCGCCGGGTCGGCATCAAGGTCGACCGCCACCTCATCCTGATCTACCTGTACACCGGGGCGCTGGCCGGCGTCGGAGCCGTGATGTTCCTCGCCCAGTTCACCACCACGAGCATCGCCGGTGGCACCCAGACGAACCTCAACGTCATCACCGCTGTGGTGATCGGCGGGACGTCCATCTTCGGTGGTCTCGGCACCATGTTCGGCACCGTCGTCGGTCTGTTCATCCCTGCGGTGCTGCAGTCCGGTCTGGTCATCATCGGCGTGCAGTCGTTCTGGCAGCTCGTCGCGGTCGGCGCGGTCCTCGTGGCCGCCGTGTACGTCGACCAGACCCGTCGTAAGGCCGCACTCCGCGGCTCCCGTACGTCCACTCCGTTCGGCAAAAGGGCCGGGCGGAAGGTCATCGCGACCGACAAGTAA
- a CDS encoding ATP-binding cassette domain-containing protein encodes MTPILEARGVSRSFGGVRALDNADFEIEAGEVVALIGDNGAGKSTLVKALSGNLEIDGGEVFFNGKLVRLTHPNDATKLGIEVVYQDLALAPHLDPTQNMFLGREIPAAGILGKLGFMNNREMRRKARASFADLGGTVRSLTAPVANMSGGQRQQIAIARAIAWANEIVFLDEPTAALGVVQTQNVLDAIKRVRDKGIAVVLISHSMPEVLEVADRVQVMRLGRRVATFSGKDVTMDQLVGAMTGSIEQERKSA; translated from the coding sequence GTGACGCCGATCCTGGAGGCCCGCGGGGTCTCCCGATCCTTCGGCGGAGTCCGCGCACTCGACAATGCCGACTTCGAGATCGAGGCCGGTGAAGTGGTCGCACTGATCGGCGACAACGGCGCAGGCAAGTCGACGTTGGTCAAAGCACTCTCGGGCAACCTGGAGATCGACGGCGGCGAGGTCTTCTTCAACGGGAAGCTCGTGCGACTCACCCACCCCAACGACGCCACCAAGCTCGGCATCGAGGTGGTGTACCAGGATCTCGCGCTGGCCCCCCACCTCGATCCGACCCAGAACATGTTCCTGGGCAGGGAGATTCCGGCAGCAGGCATCCTCGGCAAACTCGGTTTCATGAACAACCGCGAGATGCGCCGCAAGGCGCGGGCGTCCTTCGCCGATCTCGGCGGAACCGTCCGCTCGCTGACCGCACCGGTGGCAAACATGTCCGGCGGACAGCGTCAGCAGATCGCGATCGCCCGGGCGATCGCGTGGGCCAACGAGATCGTCTTCCTCGACGAGCCGACCGCCGCACTGGGGGTCGTGCAGACGCAGAACGTCCTCGACGCCATCAAACGCGTGCGGGACAAAGGGATCGCGGTCGTGCTCATCTCGCACTCGATGCCCGAGGTCCTGGAGGTCGCCGACCGTGTCCAGGTGATGCGGTTGGGGCGCCGGGTCGCCACCTTCAGCGGCAAGGACGTCACGATGGATCAGCTGGTCGGAGCCATGACCGGCTCGATCGAGCAGGAGAGGAAATCGGCATGA